The following coding sequences lie in one Microvirga sp. 17 mud 1-3 genomic window:
- a CDS encoding UdgX family uracil-DNA binding protein (This protein belongs to the uracil DNA glycosylase superfamily, members of which act in excision repair of DNA. However, it belongs more specifically to UdgX branch, whose founding member was found to bind uracil in DNA (where it does not belong), without cleaving it, appears to promote DNA repair by a pathway involving RecA, rather than base excision.) produces MALHCVTLEEGADLEGFRRAVRQLIAEELAPQHVTWVVAAPDLFGERDEQEGEAPPVALPRSVGEMIGLVVRHNDPERYALLYQLVWRVLNGERELLHIESDPLVHRLNGMARDVRRCLSQDAASDGPIQTGLRRVDREDEQESAMPTRSKPETEDPRDTEDPRDHEPKTLKELNAAIAAAGPLVPGATQAVFGEGPAHADIVFVGEQPGDQEDLQGRPFVGPAGRLFDKAMKEAGIDRDKVYLTNAVKHFKFEQRGHRRIHSKPTAGEVKHYRPWLMKELELVRPKLVVALGGTAVLALTGKQTPISRSRGRARFGDLNGYVTVHPSYLLRLPDEETRHQAYDAFLRDLAHIRDLAKADPRTGELPLAAE; encoded by the coding sequence ATGGCGCTTCACTGCGTCACCCTCGAGGAGGGCGCCGATCTGGAGGGGTTCCGGCGGGCGGTGCGCCAGCTGATCGCCGAGGAGCTGGCGCCGCAGCATGTGACCTGGGTCGTCGCGGCGCCCGACCTGTTCGGGGAGCGGGATGAACAGGAGGGCGAGGCGCCGCCGGTCGCCCTGCCGCGCAGCGTGGGCGAGATGATCGGTCTCGTCGTCCGCCACAACGACCCGGAACGTTATGCGCTGCTTTATCAGCTCGTCTGGCGCGTCCTGAACGGGGAGCGCGAACTCCTGCACATCGAGAGCGATCCGCTCGTGCACCGGCTCAACGGAATGGCCCGGGATGTCCGGCGCTGCCTGTCGCAGGATGCCGCGAGCGATGGCCCGATCCAAACCGGGCTCCGGCGCGTTGACCGGGAGGATGAGCAGGAGAGCGCCATGCCGACCAGAAGCAAGCCCGAAACCGAAGACCCTAGGGATACCGAAGACCCTCGGGATCATGAGCCGAAGACCCTGAAGGAGCTCAACGCCGCCATCGCGGCCGCTGGGCCGCTGGTGCCGGGCGCGACCCAGGCGGTGTTCGGCGAGGGCCCGGCTCATGCGGATATCGTGTTCGTCGGCGAGCAGCCCGGCGATCAGGAGGACCTGCAGGGACGTCCCTTCGTGGGGCCTGCGGGCCGGCTGTTCGACAAGGCCATGAAGGAGGCCGGGATCGACCGGGACAAGGTCTATCTCACCAATGCGGTGAAGCACTTCAAGTTCGAGCAGCGCGGGCACCGGCGCATCCATTCCAAGCCCACGGCCGGCGAGGTGAAGCATTACCGTCCCTGGCTGATGAAGGAGCTGGAGTTGGTCAGGCCGAAGCTCGTGGTGGCGCTCGGCGGCACCGCCGTTCTGGCCCTCACCGGCAAGCAGACGCCGATTTCCCGCTCCCGCGGGCGGGCCCGGTTCGGGGACCTGAACGGCTACGTGACCGTGCACCCCTCCTATCTGCTGCGCCTGCCGGACGAGGAGACGCGGCATCAGGCCTATGACGCCTTCCTCAGGGACCTGGCCCATATCCGGGATCTGGCGAAGGCTGATCCGCGGACGGGCGAGCTTCCTCTCGCGGCCGAATAG
- the hisB gene encoding imidazoleglycerol-phosphate dehydratase HisB has protein sequence MRAASVSRRTAETDVALSIALDGTGKAEIATGVGFLDHMLELFARHALVDLTVTVKGDLHVDQHHTTEDTGIALGQALLQALGDKKGIARYADIHLPMDETLTRVALDISGRPFLVFRTTFPTEKIGAFDTELVREFFQAFAINAGLTLHVETLYGANSHHIAESCFKGVARCLRQALSVDPREGGRIPSTKGTL, from the coding sequence ATGCGCGCCGCGAGCGTCAGCCGCCGCACCGCCGAGACCGATGTCGCCCTGTCGATTGCCCTCGATGGCACCGGCAAGGCCGAAATCGCCACGGGTGTGGGCTTCCTCGACCATATGCTCGAGCTCTTTGCCCGCCATGCCCTCGTCGACCTCACCGTGACGGTGAAGGGCGATCTGCACGTGGACCAGCACCATACGACGGAAGATACCGGCATCGCCCTCGGCCAGGCGCTCCTGCAGGCCCTGGGGGACAAGAAGGGCATCGCCCGCTACGCGGATATCCACCTGCCCATGGACGAGACCCTGACCCGGGTCGCGCTCGATATTTCGGGCCGCCCGTTCCTGGTGTTCAGGACCACGTTCCCGACCGAGAAGATCGGCGCCTTCGATACCGAGCTGGTGCGCGAGTTCTTCCAGGCCTTCGCGATCAATGCCGGGCTGACGCTCCATGTGGAGACCCTCTACGGGGCGAACAGCCACCATATCGCCGAGAGCTGCTTCAAGGGCGTGGCCCGCTGCCTGCGGCAGGCCCTGTCCGTCGACCCGCGGGAAGGAGGTCGCATTCCCTCCACCAAGGGAACGCTCTAG
- the hslV gene encoding ATP-dependent protease subunit HslV, translating to MHATTILMVRKGGRVVIGGDGQVSLGQTIVKGNARKVRRLAKGGVIGGFAGSTADAFTLFERLEAKLEQYPGQLTRACVELTKDWRTDRYLRRLEAMMLVADKEVGLLLSGAGDVLEPENGIAAIGSGGNYALAAARALADSTQDAEAIVRRSLTIAAEICVYTNSNIVIETLETE from the coding sequence ATGCATGCCACCACGATCCTCATGGTCCGCAAGGGCGGCCGCGTCGTCATCGGCGGCGACGGACAGGTCAGCCTGGGCCAGACCATCGTCAAGGGCAATGCCCGCAAGGTGCGCCGCCTCGCCAAGGGCGGCGTGATCGGCGGCTTCGCGGGCTCGACCGCCGATGCCTTCACGCTGTTCGAGCGGCTGGAGGCGAAGCTGGAACAATATCCGGGCCAGCTCACCCGCGCCTGCGTCGAGCTGACCAAGGACTGGCGCACCGATCGCTATCTGCGCCGCCTGGAGGCCATGATGCTCGTCGCCGACAAGGAGGTGGGCCTGCTGCTCTCCGGCGCCGGCGACGTGCTGGAGCCGGAAAACGGCATCGCGGCCATCGGCTCCGGCGGCAATTACGCCCTCGCGGCCGCGCGGGCGCTCGCCGATTCGACTCAGGATGCGGAAGCCATCGTCCGGCGGTCCCTCACCATCGCGGCCGAGATCTGCGTCTACACCAATTCCAACATCGTCATCGAAACGCTGGAAACCGAATGA
- the hslU gene encoding ATP-dependent protease ATPase subunit HslU, whose translation MNAFSPREIVSELDRHIVGQYEAKRAVAIALRNRWRRQQLEGSLREEVAPKNILMIGPTGCGKTEISRRLARLAGAPFLKVEATKFTEVGYVGRDVEQIVRDLVEVGIGLVRDERRKQVQAKAHLAAEERVLDALVGTTASAATRDSFRRKLRANELDDKEIEIEVQSGGQQGMPMFEIPGMPGASVGAINLGDMFGKAFGGRSKTRRTTVREAYEPLVTEESDKLIDQDAIVQEAIRQVENNGIVFLDEIDKICAREGRASGDVSREGVQRDLLPLIEGTTVATKYGPVKTDHILFIASGAFHVSKPSDLLPELQGRLPIRVELSPLTVEDFKRILTETEASLIKQSVALMKTEGVELVFTDDAVDALAQVAVEVNNSVENIGARRLQTVLERVLDEVSFTAPDRSGETVTVDAAYVRGEVESLAKNTDLSRFIL comes from the coding sequence ATGAACGCCTTCTCGCCCCGTGAAATCGTTTCCGAACTCGACCGCCACATCGTCGGCCAGTACGAGGCCAAGCGCGCGGTCGCCATCGCGCTGCGCAACCGCTGGCGCCGCCAGCAGCTTGAAGGGTCGCTGCGCGAGGAGGTGGCGCCCAAGAATATCCTGATGATCGGGCCCACCGGCTGCGGCAAGACCGAGATCTCCCGCCGCCTGGCGCGGCTCGCGGGCGCACCGTTCCTGAAGGTCGAGGCGACGAAGTTCACGGAAGTGGGCTATGTGGGCCGCGACGTGGAGCAGATCGTGCGCGACCTCGTCGAGGTCGGCATCGGCCTCGTGCGCGACGAGCGGCGCAAGCAGGTCCAGGCCAAGGCGCATCTCGCCGCCGAGGAGCGCGTGCTCGACGCTCTCGTCGGCACCACGGCCAGCGCCGCCACGCGGGACAGTTTCCGCCGCAAGCTGCGCGCCAACGAGCTCGACGACAAGGAGATCGAGATCGAGGTGCAGAGCGGCGGCCAGCAGGGCATGCCCATGTTCGAGATCCCCGGCATGCCGGGCGCTTCGGTGGGCGCGATCAATCTCGGCGACATGTTCGGCAAGGCCTTCGGCGGCCGGTCCAAGACGCGCCGCACCACCGTGCGCGAGGCCTACGAGCCGCTGGTCACGGAGGAATCCGACAAGCTGATCGACCAGGACGCCATCGTGCAGGAGGCGATCCGGCAGGTGGAGAACAACGGCATCGTCTTCCTGGACGAGATCGACAAGATCTGCGCCCGCGAGGGCCGCGCCAGCGGCGACGTGTCCCGCGAGGGTGTGCAGCGCGACCTGCTGCCGCTCATCGAGGGCACCACGGTCGCGACCAAATACGGGCCGGTGAAGACCGACCATATCCTGTTCATCGCGTCCGGCGCCTTCCACGTCTCCAAGCCCTCGGACCTGCTGCCCGAGCTGCAGGGCCGCCTGCCGATCCGCGTGGAGCTGTCGCCGCTCACGGTGGAGGATTTCAAGCGCATCCTCACCGAGACGGAAGCGAGCCTCATCAAGCAATCCGTCGCGCTCATGAAGACGGAAGGCGTCGAGCTCGTCTTCACGGACGATGCCGTGGATGCCCTGGCCCAGGTGGCCGTGGAGGTGAACAATTCCGTCGAGAATATCGGCGCCCGCCGCCTCCAGACGGTGCTGGAGCGGGTCCTCGATGAGGTCTCCTTCACGGCGCCCGACCGTTCCGGCGAGACCGTGACGGTCGACGCCGCCTATGTGCGCGGCGAGGTCGAGAGCCTCGCCAAGAACACGGACCTGAGCCGGTTCATCCTGTAA
- a CDS encoding transglycosylase domain-containing protein: MANGRDRREPSFETPETDAGALDFRLSPEDRAGGRMGQKRASQGGGASSPRRAPRTKKAKRRRGGGSILRRLTYGAVVLCLWGIIAVGGVVAYYAAQLPPIDQLAVPKRPPNIAIMASDGSLLANRGETGGQTVALKELPPYLPKAFVAIEDRRFYDHFGVDPIGIARAVFRNVTNRGGLQGGSTLTQQLAKNLFLTQERTASRKIQEAILALWLERNYTKDQILELYLNRVYFGAGAYGVEAAAQRYYGKSARSVSLSEAAVLAGLVQAPSRLAPNRNPEAAQARAELVIAAMNELGFITPGMTKTALGAPAQPVRQRGAGSVNYAADYVMDVLDDFVGTVESDIVVSTTIDPAMQSAAERALVDELDAKGQKFNVSQGAFVAMQPDGALRALVGGRNYETSQFNRATAARRQPGSAFKPFIYLTAVEQGRTPDDVRDDSPVNYKGWTPENYDRKFRGPVTLRNALALSLNTIAVKLNLEVGPKAVVQTAQRLGITSPLQANPSLALGTSEVTPLELVSAYAAFANGGTGVIPYVITQVKTTDGKVVYRRPAGGGLGRVIDPGAVAMMNEMMHNTFVIGTARRAQIPGWDLAGKTGTTNDYKDAWFMGFSGSLVAGVWLGNDDGALTKRVTGGNLPTEVWHNFMKVALKDQKPVPLPGSEYFQRAPADVPVASAGELPSGAVPRESGWIQPQPARHGSREKNFFEKLFGL; the protein is encoded by the coding sequence GTGGCGAACGGACGCGACCGGCGCGAGCCGTCCTTCGAGACGCCGGAGACCGATGCGGGGGCGTTGGATTTTCGCCTTTCGCCTGAGGATCGGGCAGGGGGCCGAATGGGGCAGAAACGGGCTTCTCAGGGCGGGGGCGCATCGTCGCCTCGCCGCGCGCCGCGAACCAAGAAGGCCAAGCGCCGCCGGGGCGGCGGGTCCATCCTGCGCCGGCTGACTTATGGCGCCGTGGTCCTGTGCCTGTGGGGCATCATCGCGGTCGGCGGTGTCGTCGCCTATTACGCCGCCCAGCTTCCGCCCATCGACCAGCTCGCCGTGCCGAAGCGGCCGCCGAACATCGCCATCATGGCGAGCGACGGCTCCCTTCTGGCCAACCGGGGCGAGACCGGCGGGCAAACCGTGGCCCTCAAGGAGCTGCCGCCCTACCTGCCGAAGGCCTTCGTGGCCATCGAGGACCGGCGCTTCTACGACCATTTCGGCGTCGACCCCATCGGTATCGCGCGGGCTGTCTTCCGTAACGTGACCAATCGGGGAGGCCTGCAGGGCGGCTCGACCCTGACCCAGCAGCTCGCCAAGAACCTGTTCCTGACCCAGGAGCGCACCGCCTCGCGCAAGATCCAGGAGGCGATCCTGGCCCTCTGGCTGGAGCGCAACTACACCAAGGACCAGATCCTCGAACTCTATCTCAACCGGGTCTATTTCGGCGCCGGCGCCTATGGCGTGGAGGCGGCGGCCCAGCGCTATTACGGCAAGTCCGCCCGCAGCGTGTCCCTGTCGGAGGCCGCGGTGCTCGCGGGCCTCGTCCAGGCGCCCTCGCGGCTCGCGCCGAACCGCAACCCGGAGGCCGCCCAGGCCCGCGCCGAGCTGGTGATCGCGGCCATGAACGAGCTCGGCTTCATCACGCCGGGCATGACCAAGACGGCCCTCGGCGCCCCGGCTCAGCCCGTGCGCCAGCGCGGGGCGGGCTCGGTGAACTATGCGGCCGATTACGTGATGGACGTGCTCGACGATTTCGTCGGCACGGTCGAATCCGACATCGTGGTCTCGACCACCATCGACCCGGCCATGCAGAGCGCGGCCGAGCGGGCGCTGGTGGACGAGCTCGACGCCAAGGGGCAGAAGTTCAATGTCAGCCAGGGCGCCTTCGTGGCCATGCAGCCGGATGGGGCGCTGAGAGCCCTCGTGGGCGGGCGCAACTACGAGACGAGCCAGTTCAACCGGGCCACCGCGGCCCGCCGCCAGCCGGGCTCTGCCTTCAAGCCGTTCATCTATCTCACGGCCGTGGAGCAGGGCCGCACCCCCGACGACGTGCGCGACGATTCCCCGGTCAATTACAAGGGCTGGACGCCCGAGAACTACGACCGCAAATTCCGCGGACCGGTGACGCTGCGGAACGCGCTCGCCCTGTCCCTCAACACCATCGCGGTGAAGCTCAACCTGGAGGTCGGGCCGAAGGCCGTGGTGCAGACCGCCCAGCGGCTCGGCATCACGTCGCCGCTCCAGGCCAACCCGTCCCTGGCGCTCGGCACCTCCGAGGTCACGCCTCTGGAGCTGGTGAGCGCCTATGCGGCCTTCGCCAATGGCGGCACCGGCGTCATCCCGTACGTCATCACCCAGGTGAAGACGACGGACGGCAAGGTCGTCTACCGGCGCCCGGCCGGCGGCGGCCTCGGCCGCGTCATCGATCCCGGCGCCGTCGCCATGATGAACGAGATGATGCACAACACCTTCGTCATCGGCACGGCCCGGCGGGCGCAGATCCCCGGCTGGGACCTGGCCGGCAAGACCGGCACGACCAACGACTACAAGGACGCCTGGTTCATGGGCTTCTCCGGGTCGCTGGTGGCGGGCGTCTGGCTCGGCAACGACGACGGCGCGCTCACCAAGCGCGTGACCGGCGGCAACCTGCCGACCGAGGTCTGGCACAATTTCATGAAGGTGGCCCTGAAGGACCAGAAGCCTGTGCCGCTGCCGGGCAGCGAGTACTTCCAGCGCGCGCCTGCGGACGTTCCGGTCGCGAGCGCCGGCGAGCTGCCGAGCGGCGCCGTGCCGCGGGAAAGCGGCTGGATCCAGCCCCAGCCGGCCCGCCACGGCTCGCGGGAGAAGAACTTCTTCGAGAAGCTGTTCGGGCTCTAA
- a CDS encoding sodium:proton antiporter codes for MDSYIVVLTGFGAVVLLTAWLPMVLKELPLTLPIVCVALGAVLFAIPQVPGTIPHPGERLEIVERLTELVVIIALLGAGLKIDRPFHWFRWRATWRLLGIAMPLTIAALALLGRNLLGLGPATALLLAAALAPTDPVLASDVQVGPPGSGEEDEVRFALTSEAGLNDGLAFPFVLLAITLTGEADASALATWFTYAVAWKIAVGVGIGYLAGRTLGWLTFHLPNRARLSRTGVGFVALGITCLVYGLCEMAKGYGFVAVFVSALALRATQAGHPYQRRLHDFAEELERLLMMMLLVLFGGAITGADLLAALTWPAILFAFLAIFLVRPLAGWISLLGFARPADEKLLISFFGIRGIGSIYYLAYAMQNGAFEAPNLVWSTAGLIILVSILLHGVTVTPAMAHLDRRRRARAEAPPIRPREEARPSADQPSPDPGYGPGP; via the coding sequence ATGGACTCCTACATCGTCGTCCTGACTGGCTTCGGCGCGGTGGTGCTCCTCACCGCCTGGCTTCCGATGGTCCTCAAGGAGTTGCCCCTTACCCTGCCGATCGTCTGCGTCGCGTTGGGCGCGGTGCTGTTCGCGATCCCGCAGGTGCCGGGCACCATTCCGCATCCGGGCGAGCGCCTGGAAATCGTCGAGCGCCTGACCGAGCTCGTGGTCATCATCGCGCTGCTCGGCGCCGGGCTGAAGATCGACCGACCGTTCCACTGGTTCCGCTGGCGGGCGACCTGGCGTCTCCTCGGCATCGCCATGCCGCTGACCATCGCGGCCCTGGCCCTGCTGGGCCGGAATCTCCTGGGACTCGGCCCGGCCACCGCCCTGCTTCTGGCCGCCGCACTCGCGCCCACCGACCCGGTCCTCGCCAGCGACGTGCAAGTGGGACCGCCCGGCAGCGGTGAGGAGGACGAGGTTCGCTTCGCGCTCACGTCCGAAGCCGGCCTGAACGACGGGCTCGCCTTCCCGTTCGTGCTGCTGGCAATCACCCTCACGGGCGAGGCGGACGCTTCCGCCCTCGCGACATGGTTCACCTATGCGGTGGCCTGGAAAATCGCCGTGGGTGTCGGGATCGGCTATCTCGCCGGGCGGACCTTGGGCTGGCTCACCTTCCATCTGCCCAACCGGGCCCGCCTGTCCCGCACCGGGGTGGGGTTCGTGGCGCTCGGCATCACGTGCCTCGTCTACGGTCTGTGCGAGATGGCGAAGGGCTACGGCTTCGTGGCGGTGTTCGTGTCGGCGCTCGCGCTGCGCGCCACCCAGGCCGGGCATCCGTACCAGCGCCGCCTCCACGATTTTGCCGAGGAGCTGGAGCGCCTGCTCATGATGATGCTGCTCGTCCTGTTCGGTGGGGCAATCACCGGGGCGGACCTTCTTGCGGCTCTCACCTGGCCGGCAATTCTCTTCGCATTCCTGGCGATCTTCCTGGTGCGGCCCCTCGCGGGCTGGATCAGCCTTCTGGGTTTCGCGAGGCCCGCCGACGAGAAGCTGCTCATCAGCTTCTTCGGCATCCGCGGCATCGGCTCGATCTATTATCTCGCCTACGCGATGCAGAACGGCGCCTTCGAGGCGCCCAACCTCGTCTGGAGCACGGCCGGGCTCATCATCCTCGTGTCCATTCTCCTGCACGGCGTGACGGTTACGCCCGCCATGGCGCATCTCGACCGCCGCCGGCGCGCCCGCGCCGAGGCGCCGCCTATTCGGCCGCGAGAGGAAGCTCGCCCGTCCGCGGATCAGCCTTCGCCAGATCCCGGATATGGGCCAGGTCCCTGA
- the hisH gene encoding imidazole glycerol phosphate synthase subunit HisH: MSVVIVDYGSGNLHSAAKAFERAAREAGLSDTIEVSSDPKAVARAERIVLPGVGAFADCRRGLDAVPGMVEALQRRVREEGRPFLGICVGMQLMASRGLEYVTTPGLDWIPGDVKAIVPNDPSLKIPHMGWNTLDQRRPHPVLDGIPTGPDGLHAYFVHSYALSPAVPDDVVATVDYGGPVTAIVARDNLVGTQFHPEKSQALGLKLIANFLRWRP, from the coding sequence GTGAGCGTGGTTATCGTCGATTATGGGTCCGGCAACCTGCATTCCGCCGCCAAGGCCTTCGAGCGGGCCGCGCGGGAGGCGGGGCTGTCCGACACCATCGAAGTCTCGTCCGATCCGAAGGCGGTCGCCCGGGCCGAGCGCATCGTGCTGCCCGGCGTCGGCGCCTTCGCGGATTGCCGGCGCGGCCTCGATGCGGTGCCCGGCATGGTCGAGGCGCTCCAGCGCCGGGTCCGTGAGGAAGGCCGGCCCTTTCTGGGCATCTGCGTCGGAATGCAGCTCATGGCGAGCCGGGGCCTGGAATACGTGACCACCCCGGGCCTCGACTGGATCCCCGGGGACGTGAAGGCCATCGTGCCGAACGATCCGTCCCTGAAGATCCCGCATATGGGCTGGAACACCCTGGACCAGCGAAGGCCTCACCCGGTCCTGGACGGCATTCCCACCGGCCCGGACGGGCTCCATGCCTATTTCGTGCATTCCTACGCGCTCTCGCCCGCCGTGCCGGACGACGTGGTCGCCACCGTCGATTACGGCGGACCGGTGACCGCCATCGTCGCTCGGGACAACCTGGTCGGCACACAGTTCCATCCCGAGAAGAGCCAGGCCCTGGGCCTGAAACTCATCGCCAATTTTTTAAGGTGGCGCCCGTGA
- the hisF gene encoding imidazole glycerol phosphate synthase subunit HisF: MLKVRLIPCLDVKDGRVVKGVQFVDLIDAGDPVEAAKAYDAAGADELCFLDITASHEARGILLDAVRRTAEACFMPLTVGGGVRSVEDIRKLLLAGADKVSINTAAVTNPDFVREAAEKFGNQCIVVAIDAKKVSADGEAPRWEIFTHGGRNATGLDAIAFAKSMAERGAGELLVTSMDRDGTKGGYDLALVRAISDAVPIPVIASGGVGNLDHLVAGVKEGGASAVLAASIFHFGTHTIGEAKAHMAKAGLKMRIDKAA; encoded by the coding sequence ATGCTGAAGGTTCGCCTCATTCCGTGCCTCGACGTCAAGGACGGCCGCGTCGTCAAGGGCGTCCAGTTCGTGGACCTCATCGATGCGGGCGATCCGGTGGAGGCCGCCAAGGCCTATGACGCGGCCGGCGCCGACGAATTGTGCTTCCTCGACATCACGGCGAGCCACGAGGCGCGCGGCATCCTGCTCGACGCGGTGAGGCGCACGGCGGAGGCCTGCTTCATGCCGCTCACCGTGGGCGGCGGCGTGCGCAGCGTCGAGGATATCCGCAAGCTCCTGCTTGCGGGCGCCGACAAGGTCTCGATCAACACGGCCGCGGTGACGAACCCGGATTTCGTGCGTGAGGCCGCCGAAAAGTTCGGCAATCAATGCATCGTGGTCGCGATCGACGCCAAGAAGGTGTCGGCCGACGGCGAGGCTCCGCGCTGGGAGATTTTCACCCATGGCGGGCGCAATGCCACCGGCCTCGACGCCATCGCGTTCGCCAAATCCATGGCGGAGCGCGGCGCGGGCGAGCTTCTCGTCACCTCCATGGACCGGGACGGCACCAAGGGCGGCTATGACCTCGCGCTGGTCCGCGCCATTTCGGACGCGGTCCCGATCCCGGTTATCGCCTCGGGCGGTGTCGGCAACCTCGACCATCTGGTCGCCGGCGTGAAGGAAGGCGGTGCGAGCGCCGTGCTGGCTGCCTCGATCTTCCATTTCGGCACCCACACCATCGGCGAGGCGAAAGCCCACATGGCGAAAGCCGGGCTGAAGATGCGGATCGACAAGGCAGCGTAG
- a CDS encoding DUF2628 domain-containing protein: MTTYTLHLAGDARPGDPAALERAEIVKDGFSWGAFFFNCLWFFYHRLWIAGLLVLVVTLGLDLGLRALDVHPAAAFAAELLLAILIGLEANSLRRWTYERHGRPAVDAVVAAHRDEAEARSFARWLQQAPVPRQPAPSSSFSPSPVFRPGPGAEPVIGLFPDAERPR, translated from the coding sequence ATGACCACCTATACCCTCCACCTCGCGGGCGACGCGCGACCGGGCGATCCGGCGGCCCTGGAGAGGGCCGAGATCGTGAAGGACGGCTTCTCGTGGGGCGCCTTCTTCTTCAATTGCCTCTGGTTCTTCTATCACCGGCTCTGGATCGCCGGGCTTCTCGTCCTCGTGGTCACGCTGGGCCTCGATTTGGGCCTCAGGGCCCTCGACGTGCATCCTGCGGCGGCCTTTGCGGCCGAGCTTCTGCTGGCGATCCTGATCGGCCTGGAGGCCAACAGCCTGCGGCGCTGGACCTATGAGCGCCACGGGCGCCCGGCCGTCGACGCCGTGGTGGCCGCGCACCGGGACGAGGCGGAAGCCAGGAGCTTCGCCCGCTGGCTGCAGCAGGCACCAGTTCCCCGCCAGCCCGCCCCCTCGTCCTCCTTCTCGCCCTCGCCCGTCTTCCGCCCCGGTCCGGGTGCGGAGCCGGTGATCGGCCTCTTTCCCGATGCGGAGCGTCCCCGGTGA
- a CDS encoding GNAT family N-acetyltransferase: MAPASAFIRQAGPEDRAAIEAIVEAAYAPYIPRIGRKPGPMLDDYEILIADGRVHVLVDGGIVRGLVVLIPDGDALLLDNVAVDPRAQGRGYGRMLLNFAEAEARRTGVRTLRLYTNEAMTENIALYGRLGFVETHRAVEKGLRRIYMTKVLKA, encoded by the coding sequence ATGGCACCGGCTTCCGCGTTCATCCGTCAGGCCGGCCCGGAAGACCGGGCCGCGATCGAGGCGATCGTAGAGGCCGCCTATGCTCCCTACATTCCTCGCATCGGGCGGAAGCCGGGGCCGATGCTGGACGATTACGAAATCCTCATCGCGGATGGCCGCGTCCATGTGCTGGTCGACGGTGGGATCGTCCGCGGCCTCGTGGTCCTGATCCCGGACGGGGACGCCCTTCTCCTCGACAATGTCGCGGTCGATCCGCGGGCGCAGGGGCGCGGCTACGGACGGATGCTCCTGAATTTCGCCGAGGCGGAGGCCCGCCGGACCGGCGTCCGGACCTTACGCCTCTACACGAACGAAGCCATGACCGAGAACATCGCCCTCTACGGGCGCCTCGGCTTCGTCGAGACCCACCGGGCCGTCGAGAAGGGCCTCCGGCGGATCTACATGACGAAGGTGCTGAAAGCCTGA